atgtagtacctgcactttggttttgggatatatcaATATACAAAACAACAGTtactgtttttatatttgttatacatattgcaatattctattattgttgtgataggtttctatatttggtgcaagacactctaggtatccctaaacaaaattaaaattttcccgccaaaagtgttttgttgcagcgtacatatatgtgtatgctgcaacaagggtgtaaaatttggcaaaattccagacttgttgcagcgtacaaatagatgtaccctgcaataggtggggtcttttgcagcgtacacgaATTTGTACGCTACAACAAGTCAAGATTTTAGCCAAAAttttgacacttgttgcagcgtacatgcatatgtacgctgcaaaaatgtactttttgcagcgaacattgtacgctgcaacaagttcagacttgttgcaggccccccagttgcagcatacgatgtacgctgcaacaggggtctaaaagcccgttgcaataaaggttttttctactagtgtaccCGTTCTAAAAATTTGTTACCCGGcaccggaacctgttgcaacaggttcccaaATTTATTACCCGAAACCAGAACCTGTTCTAACAGGTTCCGGTTTCGATTCAGGATACCCTGACTTTTTGCTCACCCCTATTGTTGAGAATTGTTCAATTATGCAGAGCCTTTTTATGGGAAGGAAAATATGTCTTATCAAAGTCTCCCCCAATCTCATGGGATTGGATTTGTAATCCCAAGAAGTTTGGGGGGTTGTGTGTTAGAAATTGTGTAACTGGGAACAAAACTGCCTTAGGTAATTATGTATGGCAAATTGCCATGAAAAGTGATACTCTTTGGGTTAAATGTGTTCATTATGTATACTCAAGCATGATGATTAGTGGAAGCACATCCCACAAAAGGATGTCAGTTGGGGATGGAAGTGCATGGTTAAAATTAGAGATGAATTGAAAGTTGGGTTTGAGACTCAAAACTGGCTAATTGGGGGGAAGCATTTTTGTAGATAGATGTTTTGATATTAATATACTTACCTACTTaccaaaaaattatcaaaaaaaataacGAGATGATAAATGATACTACTCCGAGGACGCCTGGATCACGGGTAATAAGAGTGAAAATATTAGGGGAGGAAAATTTCTGACTTATTTACTTGCTTGGAATGAGGGTATATTCTCCTTAAAATGGGATGGACAGTTACCTagaaaccccccccccccccccctagtGTAACTTTTCTCCTCCTAATAATTACTCCGTAGATCAACTCTCTAATAAGACTCTCCCATATCCATTTTTTTCGGCAAAGATTATTCTCGACATTTTAGAGTCTAATatcacttcttctttaacttcATCCTCTTCCATTTTCCCTCTCCTACTTAACCACCATAAAGAACACCAATTAACCGTTGTCGTTTCTACAACATGGTTTATGAAAGTTTCTGGACAACCTTCGgtgcaacttttttttttaaaaattgggGATTGTGTGATGGTGGTTGGGTTTGTGAGGTAGTGGTTGGCGAGGTAATGATCGGATTTGCGAGGTGATGATTGTGTTTGTGGGGTATATGCAACGGGTTAACAAACTGGTGGGGTCTATTTGGCTTTTCAAGGTCGTATTGCTAGTGAAGTGTTAGGGGAAAGAACATTTAATCATTACCCCATGATTCATTCCAAACCAGGATAATTACATGTTATCCCTTAACTTATCCTCCAATAGAAATTAACTTGGTAAATTTTACTCCCTACCTTGTTAATTAAGGGAAATCCAGGCGTGCCCCCTCCGTACTAACAGTTGTAAGGTTTAATTGTAAGAAGTGAACAGTACTATTCAGGATTAACTAAATAAATTCTTACATTTTTTTCTTGATTAATTGTAATGACATGGTAATCGCGTTATTTTGtcataaataaaaatacataagaaatgaaaatgaaaaaaacaaaacaaaacaaaaccacttaTACTCCAATTTATGACAAGCAAAATCTAAGTTGTAACGGACCAATAAGTCGGCACCTTTCTTGCAATAGTTACTTCTCTAAAATCCTCCAATAAAACGGTTCGAAAATAAAAGAGACCGTCTCACAAAGTAGTCAGGCTGGATTAACCCCAAAGTTCACAAGAAAATCATCTACTCATTAGCTTCGGGTGATATTTTCATAAGCTTCTAAACTCTGCATTGACTATTGAAAGCTTTCATATATCAAAAATTTATACGCCATAGTTTTCTCAATAAATCATGCGTTTGATGAGATAATACAAATAAggtaaaattaaattattagcgGATTGGATAAGTTATTCCATAATAGAGATGGAGAAATTTAATACGgatatgttttttctttttgaagaTAGAGAATTAATTAGTCATTCAAACATATTTTAGtcttcttattttttattttttatttttttttccaattggaATATCCATGGCATAATATAAAGGAAAAAactcaatcaaaaattcaaaatcgtACGAGTACTTCATAAAGACATAAACTATTAATCTCCCATTAGCGTTGTATTGCTGCCTTAATCacgaagaaaaggaaaaagttgGGTTCTTTCTTCGGCTTTCATTATTGTTTTTTCATAGATCTGCAATTTTCGCCcaaattttcattaaaaaaatggGAGTTTTTTCGAATAAAATTTCAAAGGATACCCTGAAACAAGGAGATCACATCTATTCTTGGAGAAACGCCTATCTTTACTCTCATCATGGTattccttttcttcttcttctctctcccttGGCTGGTTATTTTTAGAGGGTTACTAATTTTAGCAAATTTAGCCACGATTTTGAGACCCCAATTTCATCAATGGGGAATTTGCATGTTTGGTGTAATTGGGTTTTGATGGTCTCTTTCAATTTTGGCTTTATTAAAACTTTCTAATTTTAGGTTGAATGAAATTTGGGTGCTTCAATGTGTTCTCTTTCTTAAAACAATATTGAGGGTGTGACAAATGTATATTTTTAGTGGatttgctgttttttttttaaaaacaaaattattatttgtaCTTAATTAAGATATTGTTGTGTCTTATGGGAGTATTTCTATTTTGAGAAAGGGAGGCTGGttgcattttttttgtttagtgAATTATTATCTGTACTGAATTATTATTTCTATTTTATGACATTGCTGTGTCTTATTGGAGTATTTCTATCAGTGCTGATTAGTTTCAGCTAATTGCTGGATTAGTTTGGATGAATGTGAAATGACAGGTTTTCTCCCTTTGAGTGATGGACAAATTTGTAGGATTAAGCTGATCAGTTTGTGAGGGCTTTCATTTGGCCTGAGAATAAGCATGTAGAAGTAGTCTAGTGTACTAGCATGACTAATACTTGAAATAGCGCGACAGATAGTATGTTCTGCATCATCTGCAGTACGAAAGGACGTAAATTTAGTCTACCCGTTGCTTTGATCGGGAGtagtgatttaaattatgaagtCATGAGGAGAAGCACTATGAGCCTTCATCTCAAAAGTATACAGACTCAATAAAAACAGTAATGGTATTTGGTATGACTATTATTTTGTCAAAGTCACTTTGTGTATGCATCATTTTGTTGTGCTCTACGCCTTGAATTGTTGTTGTAGTTGCAGTTTCTGATGTATGTAATGTCCGTAGTTGTCCTACATTGTACCTCAACAATTCTGTTACTTCGTGTATGTTTGTTTCTACCAAACTATTCTTTCTTGTATGGAGTTGCGTTTTATCCAGCTCTTAGGATATAGCGCAGCAATACAGGTTTAGGATTGAAACATCGGAAAGTCATGGAAAATTAACATACATTCTTCTAAAATGTATTTTCCTCTGTTAGATAAAAATGGTCTGGGTGTGAAAGTATTGATATTtaatctttttctttttaatctAATAAGTAGGACAGGAAAGTATTTAGTATGCCATTCTTTTCTAATTATCTTTATTTAAAAGCATGTTCTAAGAGAAATATTGACATTAAAAGGCGGCACACGGACTAGAAACTTGTGAATTTCCAATGTTGTTTCAATATGGTTGAAGGCATTAATGGTACCTTCTCAGATAGCTTGTAGTAGGCTTATACTGGCTTTCCTATATTCTTATGAGCCATGGAAAATCCAATTCTGTGGATTCAGAAGTGATGTACTGATGTGTATGTAAACAAAAGTTTTACTCAAAACATGAATCCTGATAAGAGCTAGGTATACTTTTAGATATGTAATGCAATCTTGATGATTGCAGACCATAATGTTTTAAAAAATTTGCATTTCTCGATTGAAACGCTGTATACTGTGGGAGCTATCTCTTTTTAAGCAAAACACAACTAGTGTGCATTCAAGGAGCTGTGGGTTAAGTGTAGTTTTGGTTCCCTGTTTAAGATTTTgttggaaaaataaaaaatatagtgtATTTCACTGGATAAGTGAAATTGGGATGTATTGGATGTGGAAGTTGTTTAGCCCCATTCTTTTATCCAATAGACCCAAGGCACTGTCTTTTCCATCAAAAATAATACTATGCCCCTAAATTATTTTTGTTGCCGTCGTTTCTTGGACGTTAACGGAAAAAAATGCCTAACCTTCTTTGACTTATAACTTAAAGCTGTTTTTCAATAAAGGGTAAGATATTTTAGAAGTTAGACCTTGGAGAACACATGAAAGTGAAATGCTAATGTTTACGTTCAAGGTAAATAAGGGTCTCATatacttttaaattttaatctTGCCTTCAAGACATCACATATTCTTACTGCTCATAATTTTAGCGAATTTTAAGTTTAAGTAAAAGAAAAGCGTTGTACAGCAAGAATTGGTTTACTTGCAGTTCTGACAATTACCTTAATATTTTGACCATTGGTGGTGTGATTCTTGCATGAGGCTTTCAAGAGTATCATCAATATTGTTCAAGAGTACCATCACATATTCTTGGATTGAGGAAAaaatggcgttggataggacagagtggagggagaaAATATACGTTGATGACGTTATTTGATTTATACATCTTCCATTTTGACTCTCTTAGTTTACTTCTTGCGTTTTTTTTTCAAGCTCACTTTTATATGCTATTTTCAAATATACTTGTGgtatttattttgaattttctcGTTTTAAGCTTTACTCATGTTTACTACCCcttataatattttttcaaTAACATATATATTTACCTCTTACTTTACTTTCACTTTCCCCCTCTTCCTCGTTTATTCTTTAACTTCCCGTTCCTGTCTTGTTTGAGTGGTCACATTGACGATCTCCTAtgtcgattcatgttagccgaccccaaatcattttagggactaaggctttgttgttggtggtggtggtgtgatTCTTGCACGAGGCTTTCAAGAGTATCATCAATATTGGTCTTTCATAACTTGCAAGTGCTTACCTGGCTTTGGTGTAATCTGTAACAGGCATATATGCTGGCGATGGAAAGGTGATCCACTTTACAAGAGGACCAGGCCAGGAAATAGGCACGGGAACTTTTCTAGACAATGTCGTCTTCAGCTCATCACCTTCCTCTGACCGCACAAAAGATCCATGTCCTGTATGTGGTGACCAATCAAACCTAAGTGGTGTCATTTCATCCTGCCTTGACTGTTTCCTCTGGGATGGAGAACTTTACCTGTTTGAATACAAGGTATCTCCTGCTTTCTTCTTAGCAAAAGCACGTGGTGGAACCTGTACAATGGCCCCCTCAGACACACCAGAAGATGTTGTTTCCCGTGCTTCTTTTCTCCTAGAAAATGGGTTTGGTAGTTACAACATCTTCAAGAACAACTGTGAGGATTTTGCCATTTATTGCAAGACGGGTTTGCTTGTGATAACAGACATCAGTGTGGGGCGAAGTGGACAAGCCACAGCTTTCGTAGCTGCAGTGAGTGCCGTTGTCTCTTCCCCACTAAGATTCTTGACCACCAGTTGTGGTGGGTTGGCAGCTGTGGGGTGTGGTATGTATTGTGTTAGCAGGTTGGTGTCTGACATTGGAATGAGGCGAGATGTCATGAAGGTCCCTGTCCAGAGGCTTGTTATGCGCTGTGATTTAGACCAGGCAGCTGAGACTGAAACTGCTAAACTAGGGCATGTTAGCAGTTGTAAAGTAGATCAGCCAAGTGAAACTGAAACTGGTAAACTAGGGCATGTTAGCAGTTGTGAAGTCGATCAGCCCAGTGAAACTGAAACTGCTAAACTAGGGCATGTTAGCAGTTGTGAAGTAGATCAGCCAAGTGACACTGCAACTTCTAAACAAGACTAGTAGTATTTGGCTGTCTTCATCAAGGCCAGATTGTTGATGCTTTCATATCCTCTGGCGAATTTTAGGTTATTATCCGTGTTTCTGGTGTGGTATTATCTTATTGATCGTATTTATCATAAAATTCTATGATTTGTGGAAATGTAATATCTGAAGTCACTTGTGCTCGTTGGAAGTTGGCGATTTGAACTTTGGGGAAATGGAAATTGATGTAAATACTTGTgtacaagaaaaaaaattctcTGCACAAGTTATTTTCTTGGATGTCATCCGATTTTATTCGGAATACTAACCATATTGCTTTAAGATATTCTCTCTAGAATGAGGATTTAGCttagtgattgaaattgaaAGTCTTGAGCGCCTGAAAGTTCAGGACTGAATTGCATTATATACCTGTATCCTTTAAATTCAAATACTAGCCACATTGTATATCCTCCTGATGTTTTTTGTACAAACCAAAGCAGAAAAAGGTATAAATATGTTTCAACATCCTGGAAAATATGCAGTAACCATGCTGAACTTCACTGATCCTTGATTAATACCTGCTAACCCCTATTGAACTCTATTGTGAGGCCTGTGTCTATGGCATTGTTACAGTAGGTTTGCCCATACAGTttaataattaatcaaaatAAGGAATAAACCTTTAAATGAGTAAACCAGAACATTAATTGACAACGATGATACTTCCTCAACACCATTTTCAGTGTACCAAAAATAAATGACTTTTTACGTTTCAACTACAAATTCTTTGCTAAGTAGCTGAGAAACTAAACAGACtgggaaaaaagaaaaatctcTCACAGAAAGGGGAATCTAGTTTTAGCTTCAGAATACAAGGCCATGTTCTCGGGCTGCATCAGCGAGGGCTTTAACACGACCATGGTAAGGGTAACCACCTCGGTCGAAGGCCACCTTAGTTATTCCTTTCTCCAAACAACTTTTGGCAATCATTTCACCTATCTTCTGCGCCACTTCCTGTCATTGAATTAGACTATAATCAGCATAACAATCCAGAAAAAAATGAACTCCAAATTTCTTTTCAAACAAAAGCAAAGATAAGCATTCCATGTAGGACTGTCAACagtataaaaaaaaaccaacttCTGAAAGTGGCCCACAAGTTTGGAGCAACCAATAGAAATGTGGCCGGTTTCTTGTTAACGGATGGAGGTAGTAATGTTCTCGCCCTATGGAAATGTATGGAATAGAAGTACGTGAAACAGCTGATTGTCGCTTCAAACAAAATCTCATTATTGAACATAGTGATAATAGATTTAACCAGCATAGCAAATTCAACATACTTTATCATGTTTCTTAAGGATACTGCCATACTGGATACGTAAAGCAATCCAGGAAACAAAGATTATTTTATCCCTTATAGAATCCTGTGAAAAAATACAGAAAAAAACAAAGCAATGTTCTCTGAGACAGTGTACTTACAACTGTGGGACCTGCAGAATAGTCGATGTTCTCTGAGATAGCTTTCTGCATTGTAGAAGCTGCAGCAAGAGTATGCATTTTAGTATCATCAATCACTTGCACATAGAGATGCTTGTTGGAGCGGAAAACGCAGAGTCTTGGCCTTTCTGGTGTCCCTTCTACCTgaggaacatcaaacattagtgtTGGAAGAAAGTGTGATGTTAACTCCCAAGAGAGTAGAGTTGGATTCCAAGATACAGAAGTTATACGCCCAAAAACAAGTTACATTAAACAAGAATTAGAATTGAgtagaaaagttcaaaaaaaagataaagaagaggcagggagagagagagagggggggggggggggggggggggggttggttGAACAAGTGCTGGCAGTACTATATGCGCTTAGTTACCTTCCTTTGAAAAAACTATAAATCTATAACAAttcaagaaagaaaaataaactgCTCCAAGTCCATACCATATTCATGATGAATCTGTTATGATCTCATTTTTCAGCACTAAAAAGGCTTGTGTATCACAAATTGTGTTCTACAACTTGACCAGTTGTATCGAATCACTAGGGGTGCTAAGTTATTTTGAAACCCCTCACTTATTATCAGGTTACTTTCCCAAATCAACTACTATGACAGTCAGTTAAAATATCTGGCTTTAAGCATTAGCTGGACTTCGGTCACATGACACAGGTGGTTGAGGAGACAGATAAAAGTGCAAACAAACAGGATATGAGATACCACTATAAGTACGTTTAGCACAAACCATTTTATTTTGCTCTCATTAATATCCTTACCTTCATTATATCTCTTTTTTATCTTCAAAGCAAATATCAAGTATGATTGAACTGATACATAATCCCTCTGAAATGACTTTTTTGTAGATTACAAAAAAGCTTAATCCTTACACTAAATAGTTTTGCATGTATAGCATTTGTCAAGACTCTAAGTCACTCATTCCTTCCTTAAAAAAAGTAGTCGACTTCCCCAATTGTAGAACCGTGGAAAGAAACTAGATAATCGTTAAGCTTTGCTCTATTACTAAGTATAATATTCTAATAGCTTCAAATAATGATATTGTCATGAACTCATGATACATCATACATTAATACCATTAGAAATTTCAACTATTGCATTAAGTGTCCTACTGTTGAGACTACGAGTATAACAAACTAGAGGTGGAAATAGCTCATCAAGTTCTTCAATACTACTTCTATGATACTCCAATGATTGCAGAAAGAGGTTATCTTGTAGCCTACCTCATGAATCCTTCAGATGGTGAAGAATGCAAAGCTCATCTTGCACCACATGTTAGAAACCAACACTTCGCACACACCAAAACATAGACCCTCGATAGACTACCAACAATAACAGACACGAGAAGC
This genomic stretch from Spinacia oleracea cultivar Varoflay chromosome 3, BTI_SOV_V1, whole genome shotgun sequence harbors:
- the LOC110805794 gene encoding protein LEAD-SENSITIVE 1, with translation MGVFSNKISKDTLKQGDHIYSWRNAYLYSHHGIYAGDGKVIHFTRGPGQEIGTGTFLDNVVFSSSPSSDRTKDPCPVCGDQSNLSGVISSCLDCFLWDGELYLFEYKVSPAFFLAKARGGTCTMAPSDTPEDVVSRASFLLENGFGSYNIFKNNCEDFAIYCKTGLLVITDISVGRSGQATAFVAAVSAVVSSPLRFLTTSCGGLAAVGCGMYCVSRLVSDIGMRRDVMKVPVQRLVMRCDLDQAAETETAKLGHVSSCKVDQPSETETGKLGHVSSCEVDQPSETETAKLGHVSSCEVDQPSDTATSKQD
- the LOC110805795 gene encoding 50S ribosomal protein L18, chloroplastic-like gives rise to the protein MAAATSLSFFHSTLASSSSSSVQQLSLPPKFVNFRPQTLPLIQAKAHTRREDRTARHVRIRKKVEGTPERPRLCVFRSNKHLYVQVIDDTKMHTLAAASTMQKAISENIDYSAGPTVEVAQKIGEMIAKSCLEKGITKVAFDRGGYPYHGRVKALADAAREHGLVF